A genomic stretch from Planctomycetaceae bacterium includes:
- the dcd gene encoding dCTP deaminase gives MILSGSEIRAQLGRNISIEPFSDDQLNPNSYNLRLHDELLVYEEIVLDMKRPNRFRRIHIPPEGLILQPNQLYLGRTIEYTETRNLVPMLEGRSSIGRLGLFVHVTAGFGDVGFCGYWTLEMFAIQPVRIYPGVQVCQVFYHTLEGDVTEYKSGKYQNNSDIQPSLLYRELTARDDRQKKLFDSGSNEELPG, from the coding sequence ATGATCCTCAGTGGCAGTGAAATCAGAGCGCAGCTGGGCAGAAATATCAGCATTGAGCCCTTCAGCGACGATCAGCTGAATCCCAACAGTTACAACCTGCGTCTGCACGATGAATTGCTGGTGTACGAGGAAATTGTGCTCGACATGAAGCGGCCGAATCGCTTCCGGCGAATTCATATTCCCCCCGAAGGATTGATTCTGCAGCCAAATCAGCTGTATCTGGGTCGAACCATCGAGTACACCGAGACCCGCAATCTGGTGCCCATGCTGGAGGGACGATCGTCAATTGGTCGTCTCGGTCTGTTTGTGCATGTGACTGCAGGTTTTGGAGACGTTGGGTTTTGCGGATACTGGACACTGGAAATGTTCGCGATTCAGCCGGTCCGGATCTATCCCGGCGTTCAGGTTTGTCAGGTGTTCTATCACACTCTCGAAGGCGACGTGACCGAATACAAGAGTGGCAAGTATCAGAACAACTCTGATATCCAGCCCAGTTTGCTTTATCGGGAACTGACCGCAAGAGACGACCGCCAGAAGAAGCTGTTCGATAGTGGTTCGAATGAAGAATTGCCGGGTTAA
- a CDS encoding type I phosphomannose isomerase catalytic subunit produces MTIVRTGANSSTAAAEEFTGVIHPMEPLTFTPILKRIRWGGSRLGTLLKKPVGTESDYAESWEIADHADGQSYVCSGDYSGMALTELISQQPEELFGRHAGVSQFPLLMKFLDANDWLSLQVHPDDVLARQFNARENGKTEAWVIIDAAQDSRICAGLKPGVDARQLRRAVESGHVESCLHIYPVKPGDCIYVPAGTVHALGPGIVLAEIQQQSNLTFRLHDWGRVGADGKPRPLHLDESLACTDFNRGPVDPVKPVQLAGTTHVFEELVRCPYFVIRRHQSANPFAVRCDNRFRVVMVLEGKGVLQTTRTELLLNPGQTVLLPASCASVEILPETPITVLEVLQP; encoded by the coding sequence ATGACGATTGTTCGGACAGGCGCCAATTCCTCAACAGCCGCGGCGGAAGAATTCACAGGAGTGATCCATCCCATGGAGCCACTGACTTTTACTCCCATCCTGAAACGCATCCGCTGGGGAGGGTCTCGCCTTGGCACACTGCTGAAGAAGCCGGTGGGGACAGAATCCGATTACGCCGAAAGCTGGGAGATTGCGGATCATGCGGATGGGCAGAGTTACGTCTGCAGCGGCGATTATTCCGGCATGGCACTCACCGAATTAATCTCACAACAGCCAGAGGAACTTTTTGGCCGACATGCCGGGGTGAGTCAGTTTCCACTGCTGATGAAATTTCTGGATGCGAACGACTGGCTGTCGTTGCAGGTTCATCCCGATGACGTACTTGCCAGGCAATTCAATGCGCGGGAAAACGGAAAAACAGAGGCCTGGGTTATCATCGACGCAGCGCAGGACAGCAGAATTTGTGCGGGATTAAAGCCGGGGGTTGATGCCAGGCAGCTCCGTCGGGCTGTGGAATCAGGCCATGTGGAATCCTGCCTTCATATTTACCCGGTCAAGCCCGGCGATTGTATTTACGTACCAGCCGGCACTGTCCACGCGCTCGGGCCGGGCATCGTGCTGGCGGAAATTCAGCAACAAAGCAACCTGACGTTTCGCTTGCACGATTGGGGACGGGTGGGGGCGGATGGAAAACCACGGCCCCTTCATCTGGACGAATCACTGGCGTGCACAGACTTTAATCGGGGGCCGGTTGACCCGGTCAAGCCTGTTCAGCTTGCAGGGACGACTCATGTTTTTGAAGAACTCGTCCGATGCCCCTATTTCGTTATCCGGCGGCATCAGTCGGCGAATCCGTTTGCGGTTCGGTGCGACAACCGCTTTCGGGTGGTCATGGTGCTGGAGGGGAAGGGGGTTTTGCAGACGACCAGAACGGAATTACTGCTGAACCCGGGGCAGACAGTGTTGTTGCCCGCCTCCTGTGCGTCGGTTGAAATTCTGCCGGAAACGCCAATCACAGTTCTTGAAGTGCTCCAGCCATAG
- a CDS encoding arylsulfatase, whose protein sequence is MSPVKAASADRPNIVIILADDQGYGDFSLNGNPWVRTPHIDSLAKEGARFERFYVNSFCAPTRAALLTGRYPVRCGVWGVTHNHEAMRPSEVTIAEAFKASGYRTACIGKWHNGEQFPFTPPGQGFDEFFGFHNGHINNYFNTKLIRNAHTEPTTGYITDVLTNDAIRFIIHSSSGENSTPFFCYVPFNAPHSPYQVPDQYYDRFRKMGFDESVSAFWGMCENIDDNVGRLLKTLDDLRIADNTIVVFLTDNGGTAGVKLFNAGMRGGKTSVHEGGCRVPMHIRWPNHIPAGRVVQQIASHIDIYPTLIELAGLLAPPGPQTDGVSLVPLLQGNGTNWPDREIYTHNPISETNRYPGAVRTQRYRLVREIKGPQGGSSARAKDDSATDWQLYDMHSDPAEVTNIAERHPDIVQQLSEQYERWIDETHETPLQQFAIPVGHEQERPVWLMAPQASVEPPLHFANGPGFAHDWLTGWTSIDSQIRFDVDIQHEDDYTIDLQFSCDESSAGSEISLNTDSKETLSVIVPAAPPSEIPLPHRDQRGRSRYRNRDWAILPIGTVHLTPGRQSLTLSAETLPGKTVMDLKAIRVSW, encoded by the coding sequence ATGAGCCCCGTCAAGGCCGCTTCCGCAGACAGACCAAACATAGTCATCATCCTGGCCGATGATCAGGGGTATGGCGACTTCAGTCTCAATGGAAATCCATGGGTTCGAACACCACATATTGATTCACTTGCCAAAGAAGGCGCGAGGTTCGAGCGATTTTACGTGAACTCTTTCTGCGCTCCGACTCGTGCTGCGCTGCTCACCGGCCGGTATCCTGTGCGGTGTGGCGTTTGGGGTGTGACCCACAATCATGAGGCCATGCGTCCCAGTGAAGTGACGATCGCAGAGGCTTTCAAGGCGTCTGGCTATCGGACAGCCTGCATTGGAAAATGGCACAACGGAGAACAGTTTCCATTTACGCCACCTGGCCAGGGGTTCGATGAATTCTTTGGTTTTCACAATGGGCATATCAATAACTACTTTAATACAAAACTCATTCGCAATGCCCACACCGAACCAACCACCGGGTACATTACGGATGTGCTGACGAACGACGCCATTCGATTCATCATTCATAGTTCTTCAGGCGAAAATTCAACGCCCTTCTTCTGTTACGTTCCATTCAACGCGCCGCACTCGCCCTATCAGGTACCGGATCAATACTACGATCGCTTCCGGAAAATGGGCTTTGATGAATCGGTGTCAGCATTCTGGGGCATGTGCGAAAACATCGACGACAATGTCGGACGACTCCTGAAGACACTTGATGATCTGCGGATTGCCGACAACACCATCGTTGTCTTCTTAACCGACAACGGCGGAACGGCGGGAGTCAAACTTTTTAATGCCGGAATGCGTGGTGGCAAAACCAGCGTTCACGAAGGTGGATGTCGAGTGCCGATGCATATTCGCTGGCCCAACCACATTCCTGCGGGCAGGGTTGTGCAGCAGATCGCTTCGCACATCGACATCTATCCAACCCTGATCGAACTCGCCGGACTGCTGGCGCCGCCAGGACCTCAAACAGATGGAGTCAGCCTGGTACCGTTGCTGCAGGGTAATGGAACCAATTGGCCTGACCGGGAGATTTACACCCACAATCCGATTTCAGAAACGAATCGTTATCCCGGTGCAGTGCGAACACAAAGATACCGTCTGGTTCGGGAAATCAAGGGCCCGCAGGGAGGTTCATCGGCGCGGGCCAAAGATGACTCTGCCACAGACTGGCAGCTCTACGATATGCACTCCGACCCTGCAGAAGTAACCAACATTGCCGAACGGCACCCGGATATTGTCCAGCAATTAAGTGAACAATACGAACGCTGGATTGACGAAACGCATGAGACGCCGTTGCAGCAGTTCGCGATTCCCGTCGGCCACGAACAGGAGCGGCCTGTTTGGCTGATGGCACCTCAGGCATCTGTTGAGCCACCGCTGCACTTTGCCAATGGACCGGGATTCGCTCACGACTGGCTCACCGGATGGACAAGTATTGACAGCCAAATTCGATTCGATGTGGATATCCAGCATGAGGACGACTACACCATCGACTTGCAATTCTCGTGTGATGAATCCAGCGCGGGCTCTGAAATCAGCCTCAACACGGACTCGAAAGAAACTCTTTCCGTCATCGTTCCAGCGGCGCCTCCCAGCGAGATTCCTTTGCCTCACCGAGATCAACGCGGGAGATCCAGGTATCGAAATCGTGACTGGGCAATCCTGCCGATTGGTACCGTCCACCTGACGCCCGGCCGGCAGTCTTTGACATTGTCGGCCGAGACCCTGCCAGGGAAAACAGTGATGGACTTGAAAGCAATCAGGGTCTCATGGTGA
- a CDS encoding PQQ-binding-like beta-propeller repeat protein has product MHQSIGCLFVLSIFGACMSAAPSEEWPCWRGPRGDGTSIETDVPVEWNGQTGHNIAWKTELPAHGHSSPIVFGQFVFVTGCIEETQQRVLMCFQRSDGKLLWQSVVTTSTLEKRHKLNSYASGTPATDGKHVYATFLVTDGREVPAPNVGSPRPVTPGEILVAAFDFEGKALWSVSPGGFTSVHGFCSSPVIYGNLLIINGDHDGDSYVAALDRSNGEVVWKTPREHKTRSYCTPIIRTIEGRDQMVLTGSKRVVSMDPRSGALNWLIEGPTEQFVSSMVYDGEKFYLTAGFPTHHVMAVRPSGQGDVTSSHVAWHSEAAKCYVPSPVLQGRYLFVADDRGTVNCFDKESGDRIWQDRLGNHYSASLVTAGGLVYFTADDGTTAVVKPGDKLDVLHRNPLGEFTYASPAISDGQIFFRGDRYLTAVGK; this is encoded by the coding sequence ATGCATCAATCGATCGGCTGTTTGTTCGTCCTGTCCATCTTCGGAGCATGCATGTCGGCCGCTCCATCGGAGGAGTGGCCATGTTGGCGCGGTCCGCGTGGAGATGGCACATCAATTGAAACAGACGTTCCTGTCGAATGGAACGGTCAGACTGGCCACAATATTGCCTGGAAAACAGAATTGCCGGCTCACGGACATTCGTCCCCAATTGTTTTTGGGCAATTTGTCTTCGTCACAGGCTGCATTGAAGAAACTCAGCAGCGTGTGTTGATGTGTTTTCAGCGTTCAGACGGCAAGCTACTGTGGCAGAGTGTCGTCACGACTTCCACACTGGAAAAGCGACACAAGCTCAACAGCTATGCTTCGGGGACACCCGCGACAGATGGCAAACATGTTTACGCCACATTTCTCGTGACCGATGGTCGTGAGGTCCCAGCTCCTAATGTTGGTTCGCCACGTCCGGTAACACCCGGTGAAATTCTGGTCGCAGCCTTTGATTTCGAGGGTAAGGCCCTCTGGAGTGTGTCCCCCGGCGGTTTTACAAGCGTCCATGGGTTCTGTAGTTCGCCGGTAATCTATGGCAATCTTTTGATCATCAATGGCGATCACGATGGCGATTCGTATGTTGCCGCTCTGGATCGTTCGAACGGAGAAGTTGTTTGGAAGACTCCGCGTGAGCACAAAACGCGTAGTTACTGTACGCCGATCATTCGCACGATCGAAGGTCGCGACCAGATGGTTCTGACGGGTAGTAAACGTGTTGTCAGTATGGATCCACGGTCAGGCGCACTGAACTGGCTGATAGAAGGGCCAACGGAGCAGTTCGTTTCATCGATGGTCTACGATGGAGAGAAGTTCTATCTGACGGCTGGGTTTCCGACTCATCATGTGATGGCGGTGCGTCCATCAGGGCAGGGCGACGTCACATCTTCGCATGTGGCATGGCATAGTGAAGCGGCCAAATGCTATGTGCCCTCACCAGTGCTGCAGGGACGTTACCTGTTTGTGGCAGATGATCGTGGTACAGTCAATTGTTTCGATAAGGAATCCGGCGATCGAATCTGGCAGGATCGACTGGGCAACCACTACAGCGCGTCACTGGTGACGGCCGGCGGACTCGTGTATTTCACCGCCGATGACGGCACCACTGCAGTCGTGAAGCCGGGAGACAAACTTGATGTGCTGCATCGTAATCCACTGGGAGAGTTTACCTATGCTTCCCCGGCCATTTCCGATGGGCAGATTTTCTTTCGGGGCGACCGGTACCTGACTGCCGTTGGCAAATGA
- a CDS encoding SDR family NAD(P)-dependent oxidoreductase, translated as MRLLITGGAGFIGSNIADRALEKGWEVAVLDNLVSGRRENIPAAATFFETDICDPSGVQNAFDQFKPTIVTHQAAQASVAISVREPQMDAQVNIIGSINIMQACVNHKVERLVFASTGGAIYGEVPDGTSAGVDTIPMPVSPYACSKFAVEKYLACFKFEHGLNYTVLRYANVYGPRQDPHGEAGVVAIFCNRMLANESIRINARKTTGDDGCVRDYVYVDDVVNANIAAFEGRIPDAILNVGTGQETTTRQLAERLQSVIGSDIEMAPADRRPGDVERSLLNADRLVELLGPAVPVADGLTKTALWFKDRRLQAN; from the coding sequence ATGCGGTTACTGATTACTGGTGGTGCTGGATTTATCGGAAGTAACATTGCGGATCGCGCGCTGGAAAAGGGATGGGAAGTCGCTGTTCTCGATAACCTTGTGTCCGGACGACGCGAGAACATTCCTGCTGCTGCCACATTCTTCGAAACAGACATCTGCGATCCTTCAGGCGTTCAGAATGCGTTTGACCAGTTCAAACCCACCATCGTGACACATCAGGCAGCACAGGCAAGCGTAGCCATTAGTGTGCGCGAACCACAGATGGACGCCCAGGTGAATATCATTGGTTCAATCAACATCATGCAGGCATGCGTGAACCACAAAGTGGAACGGCTGGTCTTTGCCAGCACAGGTGGCGCGATTTACGGTGAGGTCCCCGATGGCACTTCCGCGGGGGTTGACACCATTCCAATGCCCGTCAGCCCCTACGCTTGCAGTAAATTCGCAGTCGAAAAATACCTCGCCTGTTTCAAGTTCGAACACGGCCTGAACTACACTGTTCTTCGTTACGCCAATGTCTACGGACCACGACAAGACCCACATGGCGAAGCAGGAGTGGTCGCCATATTCTGCAATCGCATGCTGGCCAACGAATCGATCCGAATCAATGCTCGAAAAACCACGGGCGACGATGGCTGCGTACGTGACTATGTTTACGTAGACGATGTTGTGAACGCCAACATCGCTGCGTTCGAAGGGCGGATCCCTGACGCAATTCTGAATGTCGGCACCGGACAGGAAACCACCACGCGTCAGCTGGCTGAACGTCTTCAAAGTGTCATCGGCTCGGACATCGAAATGGCGCCGGCAGATCGGCGTCCGGGTGACGTGGAACGAAGTCTGCTGAACGCTGATCGACTGGTCGAATTACTCGGCCCTGCCGTACCTGTGGCCGATGGACTCACAAAGACCGCGCTCTGGTTCAAGGATCGCAGGCTTCAAGCAAACTGA
- a CDS encoding RluA family pseudouridine synthase produces the protein MTQNAYPLTVSFTVEPYLSGVRIDSFLSKHLRNYTTWRLHQMVAAGLATINELPAEPIARVFADQVIGIRLVEPPDKLLSPYSCELKVVYEDPWIVVIDKQAGLVAHPVGDFQEGTLSNALQLYLDRQTPLPGLLRPGVVHRLDRMTSGLIVTAKEHLSHRLLSIDFQQGRMSKSYLAIVEGNPSFESRLVDLPIGQRPGSNSVLMSARPGARAARPARTKVTVLQRYSAHALVECVLYTGRNHQIRVHLSEIGHPICGDEYYAAFGAIKKAPRFDGDEPAEQRHSLHAAKLAFLHPILHQWMEFQTQPPCDFWETADL, from the coding sequence ATGACGCAGAACGCGTACCCGTTGACTGTTTCTTTTACGGTGGAGCCGTATCTTTCCGGGGTACGAATCGACTCGTTTCTCAGTAAGCATCTTCGCAATTACACCACCTGGCGATTGCATCAGATGGTTGCTGCCGGCCTGGCGACGATCAATGAATTGCCCGCTGAGCCCATTGCCCGGGTTTTTGCTGACCAGGTGATTGGAATTCGGCTGGTGGAACCCCCGGATAAGCTGCTTTCACCGTATTCCTGTGAATTGAAGGTTGTGTATGAGGATCCCTGGATTGTCGTTATCGATAAACAAGCCGGATTAGTCGCTCATCCGGTTGGCGATTTTCAGGAAGGGACGTTGTCGAATGCGCTGCAGTTGTACCTCGATCGCCAAACTCCTCTGCCGGGACTCCTGCGTCCGGGAGTTGTTCATCGGCTGGACCGAATGACAAGCGGCCTGATTGTGACTGCGAAGGAGCATCTGTCTCACAGGCTGTTATCGATCGATTTCCAGCAGGGCCGGATGTCCAAATCTTATCTCGCGATCGTTGAAGGGAATCCGAGTTTCGAATCTCGATTGGTTGATCTTCCAATCGGGCAGAGACCGGGCTCAAACAGCGTGCTGATGTCCGCTCGTCCAGGAGCCCGGGCTGCACGGCCCGCTCGAACAAAGGTGACAGTCCTCCAACGGTATTCTGCGCATGCCCTCGTGGAATGTGTTTTATACACAGGCCGCAATCATCAGATTCGTGTTCATCTGAGTGAGATTGGTCATCCGATTTGCGGAGACGAATACTACGCCGCGTTTGGTGCCATAAAAAAAGCTCCACGATTCGATGGCGATGAACCTGCAGAGCAGCGTCACTCACTGCATGCTGCCAAGCTCGCTTTTCTGCACCCGATCCTGCATCAGTGGATGGAATTCCAGACGCAGCCACCCTGTGATTTCTGGGAAACGGCCGACCTCTAG
- a CDS encoding PQQ-binding-like beta-propeller repeat protein, with translation MNTSLRVLLCTLDAILLVGSDQLPSSAEDWPVWQHDIRRTGATRDQPDLETLQLRWSWRSASPPQTAWHGPAKYDAYAYHRNLPSMRNYDSVFQVISVGDRVWFGSSVDDTLYCLNADDGTEHWAVTTGGPVRLAATWSNGRVYFGSDDGHARCVDAATGELLWKLKPSPSSDLILNNGRFIPLHPCRTGVVVEGGTAWFGCSMLPWEASFLCAVDAESGQQSSEDHYVRELPGLTIEGAPAVSSSALILPQGRVAPRVFSKETGEDLGEMQKSGGGSIVVVSLDETVFHGPGTDSRKGGFRQSSEQTREMVAGLGRGNAIVVDGSTSWMLTDDEIVCSRLTDQKVLWRASCDCPFAMIKAGDVLFTGGDQRVSGWSATDGRLLWRSATEGRIFGLAAANGRLFCSSDSGTVQCFAAGQKKPDQTDPSLSERQQNVLSPVGDTSDLKMIDEPGLIHHWAFQSSSVKNQTIDALKGADIVFAKTPWISRLGDHQSIELDGREQTLMVNADFRNATVPQRSFTAAAMVRLDQYQEWGGIVGVIQDDGDLERGWLLGYRKDRFCVGLCAQDGPQRLTYLSDIQPFERERWYYVVGSYDGQTMRLYVDGQLKAEGTQQAGDIHYPDRAWFEIGAYHDKDEYFRMVGALHEMRIYDRALTAEEVAVLYDECSIRIPAHKKMLELATSPCLKFIDPSTAIVQWRTQEPEPTIVEWGMDQFNTTWHDEELVCNHEVTLTGLRHKGFYQYRIGQPQAGDVLFSAPFECDNFFNYTLQSPGRSLPLSSDDKTKEFVERIQSLATTRTGLCLIVGRCETDRLIELCRATRFRFVIAETDSDRTRRDVAKLRRVGLYGSQVTIHQVEDLSRLPFVDGWANIVLVDQPADESLLRECQRLVRPNGGVLILTKTGEGARSDVRSQADVRSRAAAEMALEDVGVGWKRYLRPPLTGSADWSHLYGTPDNSGFAGEQLGNARSTQDLGVQWIGRPGPRYQADRSGRKPSPLSAGGRLFLQGLHRVLALDVFNGTVIWSLEIPGLERFNMPRDCSNWCASDKYLFLAVQGECWQIDAATGEIVRHIPAPAVGENAMEWGYIATADDQLFGTSVKPGTAWTTFWGDADAGWYDARSGEVTFPVCSDLLTCRDTETSDVQWEYRGGVILNSTITISNGVVYLVESRDPDVIASGERRIGDSRLWKSLRLVAIDAESGSLNWVKPLDPMDPQVVLYLAHAGNQLTLVSSHNGLYQVSSRSDDGGQQLWKQTVSWPGGKGDHGKAMMRPGIVGNRIFLRPHVLSLNDGSLRDEVLPEGHGCGTYACTTDAVFYRAETVTMWSPDASLTTRWPRLRPDCWLSTIPACGMLLSPEGGGGCSCGSWMETSIGFMPRSHKLTRPTSTANP, from the coding sequence ATGAACACGTCTCTCCGGGTCTTGTTGTGCACACTTGATGCGATTCTGCTGGTCGGCTCAGATCAATTGCCGTCATCGGCAGAAGACTGGCCTGTCTGGCAGCACGACATTCGCCGGACAGGGGCAACCAGAGATCAGCCGGACCTGGAGACGCTCCAGCTTCGCTGGTCCTGGCGTTCGGCATCTCCACCTCAAACCGCGTGGCATGGCCCGGCGAAGTATGACGCATATGCATACCACCGAAACCTCCCGTCGATGCGGAATTATGATTCGGTCTTTCAGGTGATTTCAGTGGGAGATCGGGTCTGGTTCGGTTCGTCGGTGGACGATACGTTGTATTGTCTGAATGCAGACGATGGAACTGAACACTGGGCTGTGACGACCGGTGGCCCAGTGCGTCTTGCGGCAACCTGGTCGAACGGTCGCGTGTACTTCGGATCAGACGATGGACACGCTCGATGTGTCGATGCTGCGACAGGCGAATTGTTGTGGAAACTGAAACCATCACCGAGCAGCGATCTCATTCTGAACAACGGTCGATTCATTCCATTGCATCCGTGTCGCACTGGTGTTGTCGTCGAAGGAGGCACTGCCTGGTTTGGCTGTTCCATGCTTCCCTGGGAAGCATCATTCCTGTGCGCTGTTGATGCGGAATCCGGGCAGCAGAGTTCGGAGGATCACTACGTTCGCGAATTGCCCGGTCTCACTATCGAAGGCGCTCCTGCGGTTTCTTCTTCGGCATTAATTCTACCGCAGGGACGAGTCGCGCCGCGAGTCTTTTCAAAAGAAACCGGTGAGGACCTTGGTGAGATGCAGAAAAGTGGAGGAGGCTCCATTGTTGTCGTATCACTGGATGAAACGGTGTTTCACGGTCCGGGTACGGATTCTCGCAAAGGTGGATTTCGCCAATCCAGTGAGCAGACTCGCGAAATGGTTGCGGGGTTGGGTCGTGGAAATGCCATCGTTGTGGATGGTTCGACATCGTGGATGCTGACCGACGACGAAATCGTCTGTTCTCGACTGACCGACCAGAAAGTACTCTGGCGTGCCTCTTGTGACTGCCCATTCGCCATGATCAAAGCGGGCGATGTTCTGTTCACGGGAGGCGACCAACGAGTCAGTGGCTGGTCGGCCACGGACGGCAGATTGCTTTGGCGATCCGCAACTGAAGGTCGCATCTTTGGTCTGGCAGCGGCCAATGGGCGGTTGTTCTGCAGCAGTGATTCCGGGACCGTTCAGTGTTTCGCTGCTGGTCAGAAGAAACCCGATCAGACCGATCCGTCTCTGTCAGAACGACAGCAGAACGTCTTATCGCCCGTTGGCGACACAAGTGACCTGAAAATGATTGATGAACCGGGGCTGATTCATCATTGGGCATTTCAGTCATCGTCGGTGAAGAACCAGACAATTGACGCGTTGAAAGGAGCGGACATCGTATTCGCGAAAACGCCGTGGATTTCCAGGCTGGGTGATCACCAGTCAATCGAACTGGATGGTCGTGAGCAGACGTTGATGGTCAATGCTGACTTCCGCAACGCAACCGTTCCACAGCGATCTTTCACAGCGGCAGCCATGGTGCGGCTGGATCAGTATCAGGAATGGGGCGGAATTGTTGGAGTGATTCAGGATGATGGCGATCTGGAACGCGGATGGTTGCTTGGCTATCGAAAGGATCGATTTTGCGTTGGACTCTGCGCTCAGGATGGTCCGCAGCGACTGACCTATCTTTCTGACATTCAGCCGTTTGAGAGAGAACGGTGGTATTACGTGGTCGGCAGCTACGACGGCCAGACGATGCGCCTGTATGTTGACGGTCAATTGAAGGCAGAAGGGACTCAGCAGGCCGGGGACATTCATTACCCGGATCGAGCATGGTTCGAGATTGGTGCCTACCATGATAAGGACGAGTATTTTCGCATGGTGGGAGCGCTTCACGAAATGCGGATTTATGATCGCGCATTGACCGCGGAAGAAGTTGCCGTCCTGTACGACGAGTGTTCGATACGAATCCCTGCCCATAAGAAAATGCTTGAACTGGCGACGAGTCCCTGTTTGAAGTTCATCGATCCCTCGACAGCGATTGTTCAATGGCGGACACAGGAGCCGGAACCAACCATCGTCGAATGGGGGATGGATCAGTTCAATACGACTTGGCACGATGAGGAACTTGTGTGCAACCACGAGGTGACATTGACTGGTTTGAGACACAAGGGCTTCTATCAATATCGAATCGGGCAGCCACAGGCAGGCGATGTCCTGTTCAGCGCGCCGTTTGAATGTGACAATTTCTTCAACTACACACTGCAGTCCCCGGGCAGAAGCCTCCCACTTTCCTCGGATGACAAAACGAAAGAATTTGTGGAAAGGATCCAGTCACTTGCCACAACCAGGACAGGTTTATGCCTGATCGTGGGGCGTTGTGAAACGGACCGGTTGATCGAGTTGTGCCGTGCGACCCGGTTCCGGTTCGTGATTGCTGAAACAGACAGCGACCGCACCAGGCGGGATGTTGCGAAACTCCGGCGAGTGGGGCTGTACGGTTCTCAGGTCACAATCCATCAGGTGGAAGACCTTTCCAGGCTGCCATTCGTAGACGGCTGGGCGAATATCGTGCTGGTTGATCAGCCAGCCGACGAGTCCCTGTTGCGGGAATGCCAGCGGCTGGTGAGACCGAACGGGGGCGTCCTGATCCTGACAAAGACAGGGGAAGGGGCCCGGTCTGATGTTCGTTCTCAGGCTGATGTCCGTTCCCGGGCCGCGGCTGAGATGGCTCTGGAGGATGTCGGCGTCGGATGGAAAAGGTATCTCCGTCCGCCGCTGACCGGATCTGCCGACTGGTCCCATCTCTACGGCACCCCCGATAATTCTGGATTCGCCGGAGAACAGTTGGGCAATGCCAGGAGTACACAGGATCTGGGTGTTCAGTGGATTGGGCGGCCAGGGCCACGATATCAGGCAGATCGCAGTGGCCGAAAGCCTTCACCATTGTCCGCTGGGGGGAGACTGTTCCTGCAGGGGCTTCATCGAGTGCTGGCGCTGGATGTTTTCAACGGTACGGTCATCTGGTCGCTGGAAATTCCGGGACTCGAACGGTTCAACATGCCGCGTGACTGCAGCAACTGGTGCGCAAGCGATAAGTACTTGTTCCTGGCTGTGCAGGGCGAGTGCTGGCAGATCGATGCAGCGACCGGAGAAATCGTACGACACATTCCCGCGCCGGCGGTCGGAGAAAATGCAATGGAATGGGGGTACATTGCGACTGCCGATGACCAGTTATTCGGCACTTCTGTAAAACCGGGCACTGCGTGGACAACGTTCTGGGGAGATGCAGACGCAGGCTGGTACGATGCACGATCCGGGGAAGTGACATTTCCTGTCTGCAGCGATTTATTGACTTGCCGCGATACTGAAACCTCCGATGTTCAATGGGAATACCGCGGCGGGGTGATCCTGAATTCCACCATCACGATCAGCAACGGAGTGGTGTATCTTGTCGAATCGCGTGATCCAGATGTGATTGCATCGGGGGAACGCCGTATTGGTGATTCGCGGCTGTGGAAGAGCCTTCGGCTGGTCGCAATCGATGCCGAATCCGGATCGTTGAATTGGGTTAAGCCGCTGGATCCGATGGACCCTCAGGTCGTTCTTTATCTGGCCCATGCCGGCAACCAGCTGACTCTGGTTTCGTCACACAATGGGTTGTATCAGGTTTCCTCCCGCAGTGATGACGGTGGTCAGCAGTTATGGAAGCAGACCGTTTCATGGCCGGGCGGAAAAGGTGATCATGGCAAAGCCATGATGCGACCAGGAATCGTGGGCAACCGAATATTTCTCCGTCCGCATGTCTTGTCTCTGAACGACGGATCACTTCGAGATGAAGTCCTGCCGGAAGGTCACGGCTGTGGAACTTATGCCTGTACGACCGATGCTGTCTTCTATCGTGCGGAAACTGTGACGATGTGGTCGCCGGACGCCAGCCTGACGACTCGTTGGCCACGTTTGCGACCCGATTGCTGGCTAAGCACGATACCAGCATGCGGCATGCTGCTTTCACCCGAAGGTGGTGGCGGATGCAGTTGTGGTTCGTGGATGGAAACATCAATAGGATTCATGCCACGCTCACACAAATTGACTCGCCCGACATCAACTGCGAATCCATAA